GGACGTGCTGCGAGCCCTTCCCCCGGGGCACCGCTTCCTGCTCGAGAGCACCCGCGTCTCCAGCGAGGGCCGCTACTCCTTCGTGGGAGCGAAACCCTTCCTGTCGTTCCGGGCCCAGGGGACGCGGTGCGAGGTGAACGGCGAGCCCCAGCCGGGCGAGCCCCTGGCCACCCTGAGTGGGTTGCTGGGGCGCTGGCGGGGCGTGCGGCTGCCGGGAATGCCGCTCTTCTGCGGCGGGGCGGTGGGCTTCTTCGCCTACGAGGCCGCACACCACTTCGAATCCCTGCCGCGCCGCCCGAACGACGAGCTGGGCCTGCCGGACATCGCGCTGGATTTCGTGGACACCTTCGTGGCGGTGGACCACCTGGAGGACCGGGCGCTCGTGGTGGCCACGGGCCGTGACTACGAGGATTGCCTGCGACGTTTGGATGCGCTGGAGCGTGTCGTGCGCGCGGTCGTCTCGGCCGGGCCGCCGGCACCGGCCTGGCGCCTCGCGGACGGCCAGACGCCGGACGTGCCCTGGTGCTCCAACTTCACGCAGGAGGGCTACCAGCGCGCGGTGGAGCGCGTGCAGGAGTACATCCGCGCGGGAGATACCTACCAGGTCAATCTCTCGCAGCGGCTGGAAGTGGAGCCGAGGCTCCCCGCGCTGGAGCTGTACGAGGCCCTCGCGTCCATCAGCCCGGTGCACTTCGCCAGCTACCTGGAGGTGGATGGCTTCGAGGTGGTGAGTGCCTCGCCCGAGCGTCTGGTCCGGGTGGAGGACGGCCGGGCCATCACCCGCCCGATCGCGGGCACGCGCCGCAAGGGCACGCCGGAGGAGAACGCCCGGTTCGCGCACGAGCTGCGCACCAGCGAGAAGGAGCGGGCGGAGCACGCGATGCTGGTGGACCTGGAGCGCAACGACCTGGGGCGCGTCTGCGCCTACGGGAGCGTCCAGGTGACGAAGCTGATGGAGATCATCGAGTACGCCCACGTGCTCCACATCGAGTCCGAGGTGGTGGGTCGGCTGGCGCCGGGAGTGGAGCCGCTCGACGTGGTGGCGGCGGTGTTCCCGGGTGGCACCATCACCGGCGTGCCGAAGATCCGCACCATGCAGATCATCACCGAGCTGGAGCCCCACGCGCGGGGCCTCTACACGGGCTCGCTCGGGTACGTGAGCTTCACGGGCGAGCTGGACCTGAACATCGTCATCCGCACCATGGTGCTCAAGGGTGGCCGGGCCTGGGTGCAGGTCGGGGCGGGCATCGTCCACGACTCGGAGCCGAGGCGCGAGTACCAGGAGACGCTGCACAAGGCCCGCTCGTTGTTGCTGGCGCTGTCCGCGCGCCCGGTGGAGGACGCGGCATGATGCTGCTCATCGACAACTTCGACTCCTTCACCTTCAACCTCGTGCAGGCGCTGGGCGGGCTCGGGGCGGAGCCGAAGGTGGTGCGCAACGACGCCCTCGCTCTCTCCGGGGTGGAGGCCCTGCGGCCGGAGCGCATCGTCATCTCACCGGGCCCGTGCACGCCGAACGAGGCCGGCATCTCCCTGGAGGTCATCCGCGCTTTCGCGAGCCGGGTGCCGGTGCTCGGGGTGTGCCTGGGGCACCAGTCCATCGGTCAGGTGTTCGGCGGGCGCGTCG
Above is a window of Cystobacter fuscus DNA encoding:
- a CDS encoding anthranilate synthase component I family protein, translating into MSVVPIPPPSPLDRERFEALVVEGYNQVPLVRSVELHGARPVDVLRALPPGHRFLLESTRVSSEGRYSFVGAKPFLSFRAQGTRCEVNGEPQPGEPLATLSGLLGRWRGVRLPGMPLFCGGAVGFFAYEAAHHFESLPRRPNDELGLPDIALDFVDTFVAVDHLEDRALVVATGRDYEDCLRRLDALERVVRAVVSAGPPAPAWRLADGQTPDVPWCSNFTQEGYQRAVERVQEYIRAGDTYQVNLSQRLEVEPRLPALELYEALASISPVHFASYLEVDGFEVVSASPERLVRVEDGRAITRPIAGTRRKGTPEENARFAHELRTSEKERAEHAMLVDLERNDLGRVCAYGSVQVTKLMEIIEYAHVLHIESEVVGRLAPGVEPLDVVAAVFPGGTITGVPKIRTMQIITELEPHARGLYTGSLGYVSFTGELDLNIVIRTMVLKGGRAWVQVGAGIVHDSEPRREYQETLHKARSLLLALSARPVEDAA